The proteins below come from a single Eucalyptus grandis isolate ANBG69807.140 chromosome 3, ASM1654582v1, whole genome shotgun sequence genomic window:
- the LOC104439011 gene encoding anthocyanidin 3-O-glucosyltransferase 7 — MASEKHVAVLAFPFTSHPPPLANLLRKLAEAAPDVRFSFLSTAKSNGDLFPSRAELPPNVGIYEVDDGLPAGATKLHPREQVDAFLKRAPESFRAAIDAAEREAGKKVSCLLSHAFLVFACEIAEQMGVPWVTFWVPSPCFLSACIHVEVLGRLRCGTSCGGVAEAEADDKALEMVPGLSLFRMSDIPDEILQEQNPRMVPNLLRQMGNVLPRATAVVVNSFEEANPAPLVADLKSKLKILLHVGCLTVQFPPPSLPPSAASDHTGCLAWLDARDPRTVAYICFGTIAMPSPGEVAALAEALESTGTPFLWSLKEHMMVHMPEGFLERTGAQGKIVPWAPQSRVLSHPACGAYVTHCGYNSVFESVAGGVPMICKPFWADNAMNARMVKEGWGIGVGVEGGMITKSGMEKALEAVLRGEEGKEMRKKVGELRARLAEAAGPGGSVEADFKTLVELISAA; from the coding sequence ATGGCCTCGGAAAAGCACGTCGCCGTCCTCGCGTTCCCGTTCACCAGCCACCCCCCGCCTCTCGCCAACCTCCTCCGCAAGCTGGCGGAAGCCGCCCCGGACGTCCGCTTCTCCTTCTTGAGCACGGCCAAGTCCAACGGCGATCTCTTCCCGTCGAGGGCCGAGCTGCCCCCCAACGTCGGGATCTACGAAGTCGACGATGGCTTGCCGGCCGGAGCGACTAAGCTGCACCCGCGGGAGCAGGTGGATGCGTTCCTCAAGCGAGCGCCGGAGAGTTTTCGAGCCGCCATCGACGCGGCGGAGCGAGAGGCGGGGAAGAAGGTGAGTTGCCTGCTGAGCCATGCTTTCTTAGTCTTCGCGTGCGAGATCGCGGAGCAGATGGGGGTCCCTTGGGTGACGTTCTGGGTCCCGTCTCCCTGCTTTCTGTCCGCTTGCATCCACGTCGAAGTCCTCGGTCGGCTCCGCTGCGGAACCTCTTGCGGCGGCGTGGCAGAGGCCGAGGCCGATGACAAGGCCCTGGAAATGGTTCCAGGGTTATCCTTGTTTCGCATGTCAGATATCCCGGACGAGATACTGCAAGAGCAGAACCCGAGGATGGTGCCGAACCTTCTCCGCCAGATGGGGAACGTGCTGCCCCGCGCCACGGCCGTCGTGGTGAACTCGTTCGAGGAAGCGAACCCCGCGCCCCTCGTAGCGGACTTGAAGTCCAAGCTCAAGATCCTCCTCCACGTGGGTTGCCTCACGGTGCAATTCCCTCCGCCGTCCCTGCCGCCGAGCGCCGCCTCAGATCATACCGGTTGCTTGGCGTGGCTAGATGCCAGAGACCCTCGCACCGTAGCGTACATATGCTTCGGGACGATCGCAATGCCGTCACCCGGGGAGGTGGCGGCTCTCGCTGAGGCCCTGGAATCCACCGGGACCCCGTTCCTGTGGTCGCTGAAGGAGCACATGATGGTCCACATGCCCGAGGGGTTCCTGGAGCGGACGGGGGCGCAGGGGAAGATCGTGCCGTGGGCGCCGCAGAGCCGGGTGCTGAGCCACCCGGCGTGCGGGGCGTACGTGACGCACTGCGGGTACAATTCGGTGTTCGAGAGCGTGGCGGGGGGCGTGCCGATGATATGCAAGCCGTTCTGGGCGGACAACGCGATGAACGCGAGGATGGTGAAGGAAGGGTGGGGGATCGGAGTGGGAGTGGAGGGAGGGATGATCACGAAGAGCGGGATGGAGAAGGCGTTAGAGGCGGTGCTGAGGGGCGAGGAAGGGaaggagatgaggaagaaggtcGGCGAGCTTAGGGCGAGATTGGCGGAGGCTGCTGGGCCTGGCGGGAGCGTCGAAGCTGATTTCAAGACTCTCGTGGAGCTGATCTCTGCTGCTTGA